The window tgggtcgaaacagcttcattgtgcgtttcctgagaggtgctaggcggttgaagcccccacgtcctctcaccgttcccacttgggaccttcacacagtccttggagcactcaaacctgcggtcagctgaccttcggcccctaatgctcaaaaccgctctgctacttgctctagcatcggtcaagcgtgttggcgatttgcaggccctcttggtgagccctgcatgccttgaatttgagcccaatgactctaaggtcattttaaaaccccaaaaagcatggctacgtacctaaagtgctctcgacgccattcagagcacaggtaatttccccctcagctctgcctccgttgtcaggtgagcgggagctggatttactctgcccagtgagggctttgaggatATACATTGAGCAGTcacagccgttcaggcaatctgaccagctttttgtctgctttggtggccgCACCAAGGGGTCtccggtctcaaagcaacgcctctcgcgttggatagttgaagctatcgctctatgttactcctctatgggccttgagtgccccataggagtaagagcccactctactagagggatggcctcttcatgggcctggtctagtgatctctatcaaggacatctgtgaggcggccggctggtcctcgccgaaaaggagcttttccccatacgcagtacacgttccgtatctcagggaaccgaggttacgttcgtaaccgagtgcgtttttaaataacacatgaagtgttaaaaaatacttatttttaattctaaatattagatttaaatttaaatcttaTGTTTGATCAAACCTATAAGCCTCAGAAAAGGGTGAAACAATAAACAGAAACATCCAGACATAAATTTGTGTGTATATGGGTTAATTTTCATTTCCTTTATACATtactaaaaaaaagaagaaaaacaatcatAAATGTAGAGAGCCAAGAACAACATCAGCAGATCTCAGACCAACAGTCTCATGTCAAAATGGGCTACAAATCAAACAGGAATACATTATGAAATAGTATATTATTTAGTCACATCTTGTGTACACACTTGATATAGCTAAAAACTTGATAATAgcaaaataggcctacatttttagAAGACAGTGAACACAATTGTTAAGGTCAACATATTACTGTTCACAAAAAGTCAAACTgcttttttcctgtttgtttttctcttaACAACACAAGGTTAATGAATAAAGGTTAGATATCTATATAGTTTTGCATATATTGTAATACATATATAGAAATTCTATGCTTTCAGATGTTAATATGTCaaattatgcattcattaaaagaTTGTTCACTGACATTATTTGTACTTTACGTCATAAAGACctatggggaccagcaactgttacctacattcttcaaaatctctttttatgttcagcaaaagaaagaaCTGAGAATGTAGAATTTATATGGGTAACTTGGTAAGACTTTGTtgagaccaattctcactattaactagttgcttgttagcatgcctattatgaacatattggctgtttattagtacttataaagcacatattttgcattttctatatccctaatcctacccaatacctaaacttaacaactaccttactaactattaataagcagcaaaatagGAGTTTACCGAGGCAAAAGTcacagttaatggtttgttaatagtgagaattggaccttaaaataaagtgtgaccagtaATTTAATTCCtaatcattaaatataaataaatagactttCAGTCATTTAGAAATGTTCTCTCTAATTGGTgcagatttgtttttaaacactttttgaaTTATCTCTTTGATTTCAGCTGTCTTTAAAACATAAATGATAGGATTTAGCATCGGTGGAACAGCATAAGCCAGAGAGGTACTGATGACCCTTGCATTGGGTGTGAGAGAAACCAATAATGCGGCAATGTATGAGCAACACATTGGCAGGAAATATATCCCTACTAAAAACAGGTGAGAAAAACAGGTCTTCAGAGCTTTCAAACGTTCTTGCCAAGTTGTAATTTTGATTAAAGCAAGAAAAATTCCCATATATGAAAGGAATATAATGATCAATGGTGCTAAAAGGTATAAAGCTGAGACAAGAAATGCCATGATCTTATTAATGCTGTTGTCATTACATGCTAACCTAAACATCGGTCCATGATCACAAAAATAACTCTGTATCACATTAGATTCACATAATGAAAGTCGGGTTATCAAAGACACCATCAAGCCCACAACAGAAGAATTAAATGCCCAAACTGCTAAGAAAACTAAAAACATACTGGTATTGTTTACAAGAGCATGATATCTTAATGGCAGGCAAATTGCAATGAAGCGATCATATGACAGAACAACAAGAGTAACACTTTGTATAGAACTGAAGAGGAACACAAAGAACATGTTTGCCAAACAAGCATTGTAGGAGATGTACTGTGAGTCAAACAGAAAATTCTTCATCATGTTAGGAATCAGAGCATTAGTTTCACCAATATCAGCCAAGGCCAAATTAAACACACCGATGTACTTTGGACTGTGCAGGCTTCGTTCAAGAGCAATTATGAGAAGCACTATAGAGTTCCCaattacagtaataaaataaatcatgaataaGAATATATAGTAATAACTGCTGTACGGTAATCTAGAAAGTCCAACGATGAAAAAGTACTCAGGATGAACAATGGAGATATTCTGGGAAAAGCTTGCATTTAAAGAACTCATGGCAGCTTTGCGTTTGGTGTTTTGAGCAAGCTGAAAATAGAAATTgccaaaaaacattaacaaaatctaggacatttacaaaactgtaattttaaatatcattacaatataaaattCTGAAAATATACCTTCACGTAACAgcttgtatgtgtatatataaatattatagtcTGAGCAAACAAGGACAGCGACTGTCTGAACCTTTATGAGCTGCTTTGAATGAAATTACTACCCTACAAATGCTGGTCATTATCCATTCATGGTGCCTAGATCACTGGATATTTGCGTGACTGAATCCAAATATATCTTCTGATTCATCTCTTGAGAGCCTTCAGACGACAGTGATGTAATATATGCTGCAAATGTTTTGGCCATATTTtggattattgttttatttactggTCTGCAAGCAGTCCTCTCAACAATTGTGTTCAAATTTTTGCACAACAATATTATGGCTAATTACAGATGACCAGAAagcattaaatgaataaaatggaagatcataaaatatttttattaaaaagtattttgttcaTCATTTATATACAGTCTCATCAGTTGGTAACAATATCAACTGTCAGTTTAGTGGTGACCAAAAATAACCCCTCTGGGCCAGGGGGTGGCCAATCCTGCTCCAGAATGGCCTTCCATAAGAGCTTAGCTCTCTTCTTCATTAAATAGacacctgaagcagctaatcaaGATCAACAGGATCACTATAAACTCTTAGGCATGTCTGTTGGAGCTAACTATACAATTTACATTGGAATATGAGTTAATTCTACCTAGCGTATTGTTATATTCTGATGTACTTCTGATTTTTTGACACTTAGGTTGTGCTTTTATCTTCttctttatgatttattatgatCTATGTATATTCATTTAGTGATTCTGCTTTACAGCTGTGGACAAACAAGCTACAGTATATGCTGTTCACATTGTATAATTGATATACTCTACCATTTTGCCACACAACATAGAGCATTCACACATTTTATTGAGTTGTCTGATCTCAGAACGGGGCTACTGATAAGATGAGGAttgactcgatacgagcaggggacaatcgtgcctgcatcgagGTCGAATCTCATACTATGCCTAGATAGGTGATTCTCTGAACAgggaaagtacactcttcttggcgttcagtctcaaacccagctcccccatatgtgcgagaacgacatcttgatgccgagccgcaacctgctctgactgagctaaaatcaaccaatcgtcgatatagttgagaattcggatgccctgcatgcgcagggggaccagagccgtatctacacattttgtgaacgtgcggggagagagtgcaaggccaaagggaagtactcgatattggtaagcttcacTCCCGAAAGCGAagctcagaaacttcctgtgttgtggaaggatggatatgtggaagtatgcatctttgagatctattgtgacaaaccagtcctctgacctgatctgagctacaatATGTGTGatcgtgagcattttgaacttcagtttcATAACTGATCGATTTAAGACCCACAGATCTATGAGCGgatgcaaccccccatccttctttggaactatgaaataccggctgtagaacctggactccctttcttgaggagggaccacctcgatggcctcctcccctaatagggttttcactccttgttccataaccagagcctgctcggggccaACTTACATTGGAGTAACCCCGTAGAATCTCGTCGGTGGAGAGCCGAACTGAATATGGTAGCATTTTTCTACTGCTACGCATGCGGGCGGAAAACACTGAGGACATTGTTAGCTGGAGGACGCTGCGCCCTGGAACTCTGGCAGGGTttgcagaccggcccccagagggcgctgaggcgaGACGGACACCGTGTAATGCGGTATACACCACTCTACCCCAAtaggggccgccctctgcagTCTTGACCGAAACATGTCAGGACTTCTTAGCTGAGGACCTCCCAGCCTGAAGTACAGCCCTCAGATCCGCCTTAGGCTGGGAAAACCCTGGTTCATAGCGTTGCTTCAGTCTCCGGGCCCGACGCGGGGGAGCCCGGGCGGCAATGCTCTGATGATAGACTGAGAGGACTGTTCCCGCCCAGCAGCCCCTCCAGTACATATAATTTCTCAGAGTgagataaatgtcattatatCCCTCAgatagtattattaataaaactgaagttttaataagtttaagataaatttgacccatacaatgtatttttggctattgctacaaataaaccctAGAATGGTTTTATGGTCGAGATGTCACATATGAAGTTATGTTATTTGCATTACATTGTCCAGTATTTAATCTCTGGGTTTTACACACTATTAAAAAACATAGACTTTAATTTACCTAATGAATtggccactagatggcagaaAAAGACCATACATGCTGCTGAGATTTTATTTAAGTATGTgacattgtttgtttttaaataacacattaagtgttaaaaaatacttatttttaattctaaatattatatttgacTTTAAATCGTATGTTTGATCAAACCTATAAGCCTCAGAAAAGGGTGAAACAATAAACTGAAACCTCCAGacataaatatatgtgtatatgggttaatgttaatttttctttattcattacaaaaaatataaataataataataataataataataaatgtagagAAACAAGAACAACATCAGCAGATCTGAGACCAACAGTCTCATATCAAAACAGGCTACAAATCAAACAGGAATACATTATGAAatagtatattttttaatcatgtcTTACTTTATAAAGCTGAAAACTTGATAATATcaaaataggcctacatttttagAAGACAGTGAACACAATGTGTAAGGTCAACATAACAACTTTTCACAAAAAGTCAAAATgcttttttcctgtttgtttgtgtcttAACAGCACAAGGTTAATGAATAAAGGTTAGCTATCTGTATAGTTTTTCATATATTGTAATACATATATAGAAATGTTATGCTTTCAGATGTTAATTTGTCaaattatgcattcattaaaatattgttcactgatattatttgtattttaagtcATAAAGACctatggggaccagcaactgttacctacattcttcaaaatctctttttatgttcagcaaaagaaagaaCTTGGTGAGGCCTGAGAATATAGCATTTATATGGATAACTTGGTAAGACTTTGTtgagaccaattctcactattaactagttgcttattagcatgcctattatgaacattttggctgtttattagtacttataaagcacatattctacattttctatatccctaatcctacccaatacctaaacttaacaactaccttactaagtattaataagcagcaaaatagGAGTTTACCGAGGCAAAAGTcacagttaatggtttgttaatagtgagaattggaccttaaaataaagtgtgaccagtaATTTAATTCCtaatcattaaatataaataaatagacatttcAGTCATTTAGAAATGTTCTCTCTAATTGGTgcagatttgtttttaaacactttttgaaTTATGTCTTTGATTTCAGCCGTCTTTAAAACATAAATGATAGGATTTAGCATCGGTGGAACCACATAAGCC is drawn from Carassius auratus strain Wakin chromosome 40, ASM336829v1, whole genome shotgun sequence and contains these coding sequences:
- the LOC113059012 gene encoding olfactory receptor 1-like; the protein is MSSLNASFSQNISIVHPEYFFIVGLSRLPYSSYYYIFLFMIYFITVIGNSIVLLIIALERSLHSPKYIGVFNLALADIGETNALIPNMMKNFLFDSQYISYNACLANMFFVFLFSSIQSVTLVVLSYDRFIAICLPLRYHALVNNTSMFLVFLAVWAFNSSVVGLMVSLITRLSLCESNVIQSYFCDHGPMFRLACNDNSINKIMAFLVSALYLLAPLIIIFLSYMGIFLALIKITTWQERLKALKTCFSHLFLVGIYFLPMCCSYIAALLVSLTPNARVISTSLAYAVPPMLNPIIYVLKTAEIKEIIQKVFKNKSAPIRENISK